In Oligoflexus sp., the DNA window GAGCATCAAGGGCCTGTCTTTGACCACGGGCCTTCCGCAAAGACTGGACCTGCGGGTTCAGGAACTTCTGGAGATTTTGGACCCCTATATGCTCGCGATCGTTTCCTGCATTGTGGAAGCCTTGGAACAGACGCCCGTCGAGCTGCTCGGTGATATCATGGACCGCGGCATCCGCCTCACGGGTGGCGGAGCCTTGTCGCGGCATGTGCTCCTGGGTCTGGAACGCAATCTTCCTTTGAAATTCATTCCCGTCGCTGAACCCCTGCAGGCCGTGGCTTTGGGCAACCTTTCCATCCTTGCTGATACGACCCTGCAAAGACAGCTCTGTTCATGAGCGTGGCCGGGCAAACTTTGCCTCTTCATGAAAAAAAAGAGGCGCCGATGGACAGTGGGTCACGTAAGGAATAAACATGCGCGTCATCTCCCTCAGCATTCTCCTCTTCAGCATGCTCCTCGGAACCCGCATGTCGGCGGCGCCCATTGCTGTGCAGGGTGGAGTTGATTTGAGTGTGGTCGACTGGCAGGAAGAGCCTATCGTACCCCTCAGCGGAGAATGGCAATTCTATTGGAATCAGCTGCTCACTCCCGATCAGCTGGCGGCCAACGCAGGGAAGCTGACAGGCTACCTGTCGCTGGAAAATCAGTGGTATAAAACCGCGATTCCCGGCGCGGACATAAGCCGTTGGGGAAGCGCCACTTATCATGTGCGCCTTTACTTGAACGAGCCCAAGGAGCTGATGCTCGCCGTCCCCATCCTGAACAGCGCCTCGAGGATATGGATCAACGGGGAACTGATGCAGGATCTTGGAACTGTGTCCTTGACTCAGGAAGGCGGCAGCGCAGGTGTGCGCCCGAACCAGATTCGCTTTTCGGGCCAAAAGGGTGAAAACACCCTGACCCTTCAGATTTCCAATCATCATTTCTGGTACGGTGGATCCTCGCAGCCTTTGCGCATCGGTCTGCCGGATGCCTTGCACAAAGAAGCGCTGCGCGCGACGATTCAGGACGCGCTGAGTTTCGGCTTCATTCTTTTCATGGCTATCTATCACATCTACATTCGTTTCCTTCTGAAGCGCAGCAACGGTGCGCTCTATTTCGGGCTGCTGAGCTTGGCTCTTGCCGTGCGCATGGGATTCGTAGGCGAAGGTCGCATTTTCTACCAGATCTGGCCGGGCGTGCCCATGGAACTGCGTTACCTTGTCGAGTATCTTGGAGTGTCGTGCGGCACGGCCTTCGTCATGGCCTTCTATCGGGAACTTTATCCGCATGAGGCGCCCAGGTTCCTCTATCTGCCGTCTATCTACATCGCGTCGGCCTGGGCCGCCTTCATCGTCGTCGCCCCAGCCCGCTATTATCCAGGCTTTTTGGAGCTCTTCCAGATCATTATCCTTCTCAGCGGCCTGGTTGCGATCTTCACGGCCGTTTGGGCTGCAAAACGTCGCCGGGATGGTTCCCGACTCCTCATGGCCAGCAATCTTCTTTTCTTCGCCACGGTCGCGCATGACATTCTCTATCATCATCGCATTCTGAATTCGGTGCCCTTGATTCATTATGGACTCATGAACCTGATGATCAGCCAGGCTTTGATTCTGGCCCAACGCTTCGCTCGCACATTCGATCGAGCCGAGCGGGCCGAGCATGAAGTCACGAAGCTGAATCAGGGTTTGGAGCAGAAAATTCTGGAGCGCACCGAGCAGATCAACACCATCCTGTCCCATGTCCGCTCGGGCTTTCTCCTCGTCGATCGGAATTCCTATCTGCAGACGGGCTTCACCTCGTCCTGCGAGACGATTTTGAATCGCTCCCTGAAAGTCGGGGTCTTGCTGCCGCAGCAGCTCGGCTTCGGCAATCGCCTTGAAATGCAGTTCATGCTGGCCATTCAGCAGATCTTCGATTCAGACCTGCCGACTGAAGTCGCCATGCAGCAGCTGCCCACGCGCTTTCCGATCGACAGGCGCATGATCGGACTGCAGGCGGCCGCGGTGAAGTCGCGGGAAAAAGGCCAGGTGACGGCCGTGCTGCTCACCATCAATGACGTCACCGATCTGGTCGCGGCCGAGGAAGGTCTGCGCCGCGCGGATATCCTGATTCATATTCTGGAGGATCAGGATGCGTTCCGCATTTTCCTCGCCGATTTCAAAAAGGATCTGGAGGCTGCCGCCCATTCCGTGACGCAAAAGGATGCGGTTGCTCTTCATTCCATCATTCATACGATGAAAGGCAACGCCGCAAGCTTCAATCTGGATGATTGGGTCGCGCGGCTGCATCTGCTCGAAGACAAATCGCCCATCACGCTCGCGGACATCAAGAGCGTCGCGGATCATGTCCGCAGCTTTTTAAAGCAAAGCGAAGGCATACTGCACCTCGACTTTGATCAACCTCTCCGCAGCTCCTTCAGCGTCGACCAAAGCGATCTGAATGCGCTGCGGGAAACCCTGGAGCCGGTCGCTTCGCCTTCGGCGCTGAAACGCCTGGATTCCTGGTCGCGATCCGTCAAGGCCCTGCCTTTGAAGAGTTACACGACCCCTCTGGGCCCCATGGTCCATCGCGTGGCGGAGCAACTGCAGAAGAGCGTGACCCTTGTGGTAGAGGGCGCCGATATCAAGGTTGATAACGGCTTCGCGCCGCTGCTGACAACGCTGCCGCATCTGATTCGCAATGCGCTCGTGCATGGGATCGAGGATCCCGAAGACCGCGGGAACAAACCGGCCCAGGCGACCATAGCTTTACGATTCTTCTCGCTGCCGGACGGTGCCTTGCGAATCGAAATCTCGGACGACGGTCGGGGTTTGGATGTCGAGCAGATCCGTACGCATGCTGTCAGCCACGGGCTTATCCATACGTCCCATCCTTTGAGTGAAAAGGAAACTATGGAGCTTATCTTCCACCCGAACTTCTCGACCGCGGAGCGCGTGACGGAACTGGCAGGACGCGGCATGGGCCTTGCGGCTGTGGCAGCTGCCGTTCAGGAACTGAATGGTCACTATGAAGTTCGGAGTGAAAAGAATCAGGGCTTTCATCTGCAGATCGTCTTGCCACCCCCGCATGCCACGCGCCTCGAACGGGTTGTCTGATCAGGCGCTGGCTGGAAGAGGCTGGCTGTTTCCGTGATGCAATTCTGTGAAATAGAAACAGTTGGCCTGCTCATCATCGCGAATGGTCTGCTGCACCGAATCCACATCAAAGCGTTGGAAGAGAACCTGAAAATTCGGGCTTAGCATGCTGAAGATGCGGGCGTCGATCACCAGCAGATTGCCGGTCAGGACCAGCTGCCTTAAAGCACCCTTGCGCAATTTTTCATAGCGATCCGCCAGGATGATGCCACGGCCGAACATATTGTATTCCACGACGCCGGCCGAAGGATAGTAGGCCTCGACTTCGCCGAAGACGATAGAGATCGAAGCCAAAGGCGGCTTTAAAAAGCCATGGCGCAAGGCTTCGGCGTGAAAATTCTTCGAAAACTGCATCGCCAGTTTCATGGCAAGGTCAGCAGGATTCTCGCCATTCGGCGTTTGGAAAGGAAAGCCGACGCTACAGAAAAAGCCGTCGCCCACTTCCTTGAGACGATAGGCGCTGGCCTGCATCTTCTTTTGATTGTAACCGGCCAGCATATCGCGATAGCAAAGTGCGAAGGTATCATTCAGGAATGCGCGGGCTTTGTTGCGGTCAATCTTCGAACTGCTGATGGTATCGAAGGCGATCACACAGGCCTCGCTTTGGCCCGTGGGCATGGTCTGTTCGAGATTCGAACCGTTTTTAATGAGTTCGATCTGATGCGGATAGATGATCTTTTCGAGCTGGCTGTAGCTATGCGCCTTCGAGGCTTCTTTCTCCACCAGTTTTTTGATGAAGATCTCGCGTTCGGCCGTGGATCTGTTCTGCAGATAGTTGTAGCGCTCCCCCAAGGCCAGCGAGAGAACCAGCCCTTCGATGGCAGCCCCAAGGATCTGCGCCCAGGTCGTGAAAAGGTTGATGGGCAAAAGTCCAGCCGTCTTCAGCGCCATCACCCCTGACGCCATGAGGAGCACGGCCCAGCCGGCCGTGTAGTAGATTGCCGGTCGATAGCCGCGCAGACTGGACCAGATCCCAAGACCGAGAAGCAGGAGCGAGGAGGCAATAGTCAGGAAAACCACGAAAGCGGAATCCAGACGATAGGGCAGAAAGAAGCCGGTCAGAAGACTGCTTGCTACAAAAAGCATCACGATGCGGACCAAACGCGCAAGCTTCGGATGAAAGGCTTCGAGATTCAGAAAATGTGCGGCGAAGCTAAAGGCGAACGTCCAGGCGATCTTCACCGACACATGCAGGCCTTCGTTCCAGTAAAGGACAAGGGCCTCGCTGCTGCCCACCAGGAAGATACGGCTGACGCCGGAAAAAATAATCTGGACGCTGAGGAAGGCGAGAAGATAAATCACATAGTGCAGATAGACTTTGGACTTCATCGAGAAATAGAGGAAGAGGTTGTAGCAGGCCAGGATCAGCAGACTGCCGAGGAGGACGGCGACGAAGACCAGTTCCTTGTTAACCTTATTGAAGTAAGGCATGGGTTCCCAGAGGTCGAATTTACCGCTGACCAGGGCCGAGTTTTTCACCTTGATATAAAGTATATTCTCGCCAGGCTGAAGGCGCAGGCTGAAAACCGGATTGCGACTGTGGGCCACGGCTCCGTCCGACGCGACGCGATCCCCGGCGGTCATGATTTGGATCATCTGACCCTTGTGCTGCAGATGAACAGTGATTTCGTCGGTCAAGACATAGGGATGATCGAGGAGCAGTTGAAAACTTTCATGACTGCGGTTGATGAGGACGGTCCGAATCCATAGGGCGCCTTTTACATAAGGCAGGGATGAGGCATGATCAGACGTGGCTTTCCAGCCGCTCGCGCGCAGGACCTGCGCAAGGTCCATAGCGCCTTCCGTATCAATCTGATACTCGCTTTGATTCCAGATATCGAGAGCGGCCAGCTCGTTCTTCGCAGGCACGACGATGGGTTCCGCGGACAGTCGTGACGCCAGCAGAGTGAGGACGAGCAGCATAATGTTTGTTATTAAGCCCATTTTCCCTCTCGTGCAGGGCGCATCGGCATTCAATGGGGAATCTTAATAACTCAAAGCACTTTTCACCTTTTTTTGAGTTCTTACCTAATGGAATGAACGATCACTCCGCTTGTCATAGTTAAAAACTATTGCTAATTTCATTATCATAGCGAATACCCATTCGATGGAAGGCAATGGAGGGCCTTGCTTTGATGAAGTCATGGATGCGTTTGAAGTATCATCTGGAAGTGGCCATGCCCCTGACGATTGCAATTTTTGCAGCGGTGCTGGCGATCAATGATCTTTTTGCCGGAAAGTATGGATCGGACGAGATCAAGGTCAGCAATATGCGCAACAATTCCTATCAGTGGTATCAGAGCAAAGGCATCAAGAGCACGATCGTCGAAGGCCAGGTGGACCTTCTGCAGGTGCTGTTAGGATCAGGCAGCATCGCGGCGGATAAAAGGGAGGACATGCAGAAGCTGGTGGGGCAGCTGCAGGCCAAAGTGCGAAAATATGAAAGGGAAAAAACCGAGATTCTGATGGGATCCCGGCAAATTCCAGAGGATCAGTGGATCCAACCAACGGATGGAAAGCTCGGACTGATCGTCGGGGCCAAGGAATATGATGGCTATCTGGAATCGCTCGACAGCGCGGGCAACTTTTTTGATATCGCCTCGATGCTGTTTCAGCTCTGCCTCGTGACAGGTTCGGTTGGCATCATCATCAGTCGTCCTGCGATGAAGTGGGCCTTCTTTCAGTTTACTGTTTTCACGGGAGCGGTCGGACTTTTCCTGAGTGCGGGCGGGCTCTGGATGGCGTCTCTGGTTGTGGTTTAACTAATTGATTTTTATTCATTATTGGGAATTTCACCGAAAGGTAAGGTTTCCACGCTCCACTCCTCCGTGCGTTGCACCGAATGCAGTCCGAATGTGCGACCTCATGGAGGAGGAATCTCATGCAAGGATTGTGGCTCACATTGGTTTTTGGTCTGCTGCTGCCCGGCTGCGCCAATGAAAAATTTCGCGATCAGGTCGAGCAAACCCGGACCCAAGCCGTCGATGCCGCCGGTACCAGCGCGGATCAGCCCACAGAAAAAGATGCCGCCGAGGCCACGGCCAGCATGCCTGCTGACGTTACGGAAAGCACCGCGGATGGCGAGAGCAGTCCGATGCCGAAGCCCATCTTTGCCGACTGCGAGACGACTCCTGACCGGCCAATCGTCGGCGATCTCTACCAACTGCATCCTGATACCAAAGCCCTGCCCGATTTCAAGAAGATGAAGGCGATCAAAAAGATCTGCCTGTCCCAGCTTGATATCAAGACGCGGAATTTTTCCGAAGGCTTTCCCGGCGTGGAAAAACTGTTTGAGTGGTTCGCCCTTGATATGCGTTTTGCGGTGAACGTTCCGCGTTCGGGAAAATGGGAATTCAAGCTGGTCGCCGATGATGGCGCCATACTTTATCTGGACCAGGACAAGCTTGTCGACAATGATGGTCAGCATGAAACGCGGGAAAAGACGGGACGCAGCAATCTGTCAGCTGGTGTCCATAATTTCCGTGTGAGTTATTTCCAGGGTCCGCGCTATAATATTGCGCTGGAGCTTTACTGGAAAGGCCCTCAGGATACGGAATTCACCTATATTCCAGCCACCAGCATGATTCGCCCGGACGCGTCCCTTGCGAGCGGCATGGAATAAAAGGCCCCAGGGGCCGGTTTTAGACCGGCTCGACCTTCAGCCCCTGGATCGAATAGATCGGCAGCTCATCCCGATAAAGCAAACCATCCGCCGTCAGCTGATGCCTGGCATCATCCGCATTTCTGATGTCAAGCGCCAGCGTGATCGTCGCCGAGCGTGGTGGGACCTGGCCGCGATAGGTCCAGCTGTGCCGGGAATCCGGACTGATGCGCCAGGACTCGACCTCAGGCCAACGCTCATGGGCGGCCGCCTTCAGCGTTTGAAGAAGAGCTTCAAGACCCAAAGAGCCTGGCATCACAGGATCCTGATAGAAGTGGGCGTCGAAGAACCACTCGTCCGTTCGCACTGTTTTTTTACCGAAGACCCGCTGTGCATCCTTCACTTCAATCGCATCCACCATGAGGATCGGTGAACGCGGCCAACCCTCGCCTTCCGGATAGACTGTGCGGGCTGGATTCACTTCTTTCCAAGGCGCCACATGCCGCAGACCGATCTGCTGCGCCAGAGCCTCGGTCGTGAAGTAACCGAAGCTGGTGGAACCTTCATAAACAGGCCCCTCGGCGTTGCTGACGGCGAAGGTATAATCCTGAATGATCATGGATCCCGAGCGGGCGATCTTGGTGCTCTTCACATGAATATGCAGGGTACCGGATCCCCGGCGCACGCTCTGATAAAGCTTCGCATCCCCCGAGAGGTTGCGGAATGAAAGATCCTGCTCACTCAGTAGCGCCGAGCCCATGTAGGCGGCCATGAATCCGCAGGGCTGCAGCGCGATTTCCAAAAGGACGGCGAAAGGCATGGTGCCGTTCCCTTCGGCCTCCCAGTACCAGGCGTCAGCCGGAGGATCATAGGCGGCCACGAGTTCGGTACCGACATGCTGCTGCATGAGGGGACCTTCCACCCATTCCACCCGATCCAGAAATTGAAAGGGGGGTCGCGGAAGACGGGCAATGCGTCTTTGCTCATCGAAGATTTCATAGGCCGGGCCAAAACAATCCGAAGGTTTGCCGCTGGAAAAGGCCAGGATGTTTTCGTAGGTGTAAGCAGGTGCAGGCGCGTGCTGCTGCCACAGCGCTTCCAGCGACTCGCGGCTCTGGCCCGGAACTTTCAGACAGATATTGGTGATATCCACAATGGGTTTATCATCGGCATACATAAGGGCATCACCGATGACATAAGGTTCAGGTCCGTAACCCATTTCCTTGATCTCGACTTCATAGGTCACCTTCCGCGTGCTCGCCAGCACCTGGCCACGGCACTTGAGCTGCGAAACGATACCAGGGATGGGTTCAAAGCTGAAGCTATCACGCGGACCCACCCAGCCCATGCGCATCAGATATATGCGCAGGGTGTGCAGACAGCATTCATACATCAAAGTCCCGGGCATCACCTCGTCATCAACGAAGTGGCAGGTCAGAAACCAGTCATCGGGGTGAATATCCGCTTCACCGATGATGCGGCCTTTGCCATAGCGTCCGCCGTGAACCTGCAGTTCAGGAATGCGATGCACAAGACGCATATCGCCGCCGGGAAGACGCTTGGGAGCATCGAGCTGAAGTCGCGCGAAGTCCTGACCAAAACAGGCCGCGTAATCGCCCGAACGCAAAGCATCGAGCTGAGCGTCATCGTAGGATGCGTCCGCAACCGGCACCAGAGGTTTATAGCCGCCGGTCCATCGGCCGGCTGCGGGTGTCAGCTGAAGCTGGCTCCGTTTCACCCCGCGACCTTCCGCAAGGGCCTCTTCGGTGAAAAAGCCCGCGCAGCCGTCGGTCATGGTCATCAGAGGCTCGCCGTCGACGGTGGCTTCGAAGTTGAAGTGGAAGAAAAGAGTTCCGCCCTGTTCGAAGAAACGTTTGATGCGAATATGATAACGAACTGTGCTGCCGATGGCGGGCAGACGATTATGAAAACAGACCTTCGCATCGAGGAGTCGATAGACGGCCTGGCCTTTGGTTTTGAAATCAGCGCCCAGCCATGCGGAAAGCATAAGGTCCGCCTGGCCGGATTCGACTGCGATACTGGTCGGCATGCGGCCGTCGTCAAGGTACCAGGCATCGGCGAAGACATCGTGCTCGGTGATCATGAAGCCTTCACCCAGAGAACGCGGTTCACCTTCGATGCTCATCACCCGATGGCAAAGAAGGAGTCGTTCATCGGGCAGGCGGACACGGGTCGGGTAGCTGTCGACTTCGGCGAAGTCGGGGCCGAAAACCGGGGCGATCCTGCCTGCGGCGAATTCCTTGCACGCGGCATAATCGAAGAGTGCCGGGGCTGTGTTGAATGGTTCATGGACCCAGCGAGGGGTGTCGGGGGCTTCCGCTTGCGCGAAGGAAGGAATCGTAGTTTTTTGCAGAAGGTTTTGCAGGAGCGCATCGCCTTCGACCCTATAGCGAAGGAAGCTCTCGTGACTGGCCGCGACCTGTTTTTGATGATCGAGAAGCTGCTGCCAAAGAGCGGACGGGGCCGGCGCATGCGACGGCTGATAGTCTGCAGCGTTGCTATCGGTCAGCGCGTGGGGCTGAAATTCCGCCACGTCTGTATCAGGGGGCGGGAGGGGCGGCTGATATCCCGTTTCACCCAGTCTCACCTCAAGATCACGCCGTTCAATCACAAGACCCGGTTTTTGCGGCAGCTGCTTCATGCGCAGCGGAGCCCCCTTGCGCAGAAGGCGCAAGGTTCCCAGCTGCTGATCACTGCCGACAATTCTCCATTCCTGACTGGCTTCCGAGCGCCACGCGGGATTTTGCAGTTCCTCAATGACATCAAGAAGCGCCGTCGCGCTGCCTCGATAGTTTGCAACGCGCGGGGCTTGGGAGGATGCTCCGGGCTGCCGTGCGTGAAGATGCACGCTTTCAATTTCCGCAAGAACGGGAAGTCCCTGGGAAGCTGCCCATTCGGCATCAGCCAGCACCATGGCGGCGACGCTATCGACAGCGACATCCATTTGTATTTCACCAAGCTTTTGTCGCAGGGCAAGCTGCGCACGCCCCCGGGCACTGCCGGGCATATCAACCGCAAAAACCAAAGCCGCCGGCGTTTCTCCACGAGCGACCGCGGATTGAGCCAAATCCAGGGCTTTCAGGCCGGAGTTTTCCATGGCCGAAACGGTGAAGGAAGGCCCACCCAAACGCGCTTCGCGGGCAATGCGGGACGCCACGATACTGCCGAGCGCTCCGATCACACGATCCGCATTCAAAGGCGGGATCAGGGCATTGGCGGCAGCGGCGTCACCGTCAGCCTGCAGCGCCCAGCGGCAGGCGTAAAGATTGGTGACGGGATCAAGTTCCAATCCAACCACGCAGGCCATCTTTTGCAGGATGGCATCATCCCACTCGGGAAGATCGAGTTTGCGCAGAGCCAAAAGACTGTATAGCTGCTGCGGAAGGATCTCGTTCAACTCGGTCGGCGGAATGCGGAAGAGTCCATAGGGAATCGCCGCCCGCGCGAAGGCGTCTGCGGCGACAGCGTCCGCTTCCTCGGGAAAATGTTCAAACGTGAAATCGCTTGCATCCAGCTGCGCGGCGGCAATGATCGCCACTTTTCGCAAGCCAGGGGTGGCAGCGGGTTGCGTTGCGTAGGAGTGACCATCAACCGCTTTTTCCAGGAGAAGATGCGCATTGATTCCGCCGAATCCAAAGCCACTGATGGCTGCACGTCGAAGGCCATTGTCAGCTTGCCATTGTTCTGGATTCTGCAGCACGCGAAAATGCGGCCGCTCTTTATTCCAGCTGGCGGGAAGTTTTTCAAAGTTCGCGGTAGGCGGCAAAACACCTTCCTGCATGGCCATCAGAATCTTCGCCAGCCCTGCGGCGCCGGCTGCCGTTAGCATATGACCCACGTTGGGTTTGACAGAGCCGAGCACGCAGTGCGCATTCAAGGGAGCATCAGACCAGAGCTGCAGCAGAGTTTCCCACTCCGTCTTGTCACCCAAGGGTGTGCCGGTCGCGTGACATTCAATCATCTGCACATCCTGCGGCTGCCATCCGGCTTCGGCATAAGCCGCCTGCATTGCGCGCAGCTGACCTTCCGTGGATGGTGCCATCAAACGACCTTCACGATCATTGGACAAGCCCGCACCGCGAATGACTGCCCAGATATGATCACCATGCTGGATCGCATCGTCGAGTCGCTTCAGAACGAAAATGCCGGCGCCCTCGCCCACCATAAGGCCGTCCGCTTTTTCATCAAAAGCATGGCACAGCCCTTTGCGGGAGAGAGCCTGGAGCGCTGTGAATCCGACCTGCGTATAAAGGCTATCCGGCCGACTGAGACCTCCGGCCAGCACGCAATCCATCTGCCGTGATTCCAGAGCATCACACGCGAGTTTGATCGCATAAAGCGAAGACGCACAGGCGGCATCAAGGGTAAAGGATTCTCCGCCCAAACCAAGGGCACGCGCGAGCACGGATGCGGGTAAAGCCGCGGGGGAAAGATTCCAGCTTTGAGATGCAGCCTTCGCATCGGAGGTCCGCATTTTTCCGCGCAGCCAATCCGCGGCCATCGCTGCGGAACTGGCGGTCGGCAGGGCAATATTCCCAAGGATGACCGCGCAGCGCTGTCGATCGAGGTTTTGATGCCGTGATCCAAAGAAGGCATCGCGTCCGGCTCCCAAGGCAAGGTGAAAGAGCGGATCCAGAGCCTGCATGACCTCCGCATCTATTTCCAAACCCACAGACGATTCCGTTTGCTGCTCCAGCGCGTAAACGCGATCGTGCGTAATACGATCCTCGGGATGCTGCTGGAAATATGCGGCGGGCAAAGGCCAGCGGCCTTCGGCCACGGGGCGACCCAAATCACGACTATCCACGATATGCTGCCAGAATTCTTGAGCGGTGCGCGCTCCCGGCAGACGAAGACCCATGCTGACTATGGCGATCGACATTATATGGCTCCGATTCCAGGCTCAGTGGAGCCCAGTTTGGTCTGGCGAAAGGCCTGTGAAAGTCCGGCATCGAGCACGGCTTCCACATCACGGAAATGCATGACCACTTCATCATGTTCATTGATCAGATCCGCATCGGCTATCAAACGCAAGGCGTCTGCGCGGCGAACCCTCAGCTGCAGGCGGCATTTTCCCTGCAAAGGCTGCAGGATCTCCAGCCATCCGACCTGGGCTGGCAGACAGGGTTTGCCTTGCTGCAGGGTGGACCATATGATCGCCGCCTGAAAAACAGCATCCACGACTTCCCCGGAAATCAGCCACGACGCAGGAAGGCCAACGCGCGCCCATTCCGCAGGTTTATGCCCCAAAGCAAGCGTGGCATCCACGCCTTGAGGCGCACAGCTTTGCAGACTTTCAATCAGGTGCAGATCGTCACCGTGGAACAGAATCTCGGGATAGGGATTCAGCCCCTGATAAAGGGTATCGGCCGGCAAAGGCGCGGCTGCGGGGATGGCGTCCTGATTGTCACGCGCACCCATGTGCACCTGGACTTTGGCATGACGCAATTTTTTATGCTGCGAGGAACGGCTGCAGAGAACGATTTCAAGCGACAGTTGCCCGACCGGAGAGACCAGTTCAATCCAAACCGGAAGGCTTTGATCAGCATCCAGAACGATGCCCTTCCAAACTTTAAAATCGCGAAGCTGAAGGATGCCGAGCTGCGGCTCCAGATTCTGAGCTGCCGCGGCCATCCATTCCAAAAGCAAAGCCGCAGGGACGACCGCCCGTTGTTTGATAATATGATCCAGCAGAACGGGCACGGACTCGATGCTGATCGTAAAGCTGGCCAGCGGCTGAGGTGCATGTTCCAGTTTGCCGAGCGTTTCACCATGGGCCAGGACCACGAGTTCATGAACGCTATCCTGAGGATGGGCTATCGCACGATGCACAAGCGCGGCGCCGGCTTCAAGGGGAATGGTGGCCACGCCTTCCGCCGCGAATATTTTCTTCAGGCCATCATTCACCATACCGCCGGACCAGGGGCCCCAATTGAAGGCGAGTCCATGACAGGCCGAATACTGCGTGCTGAGATACTGGGCGAATTTATTGAGGGCTTCGTTCGCGACACCATAGGCCACCTGCCCTTTCCGTCCCAGGCGCGCGGTGGAGGACGAGAAGAGCAGGGCCCAGCGGAGGCCTTTTTTCGCGCATTCCTCGATATACGGCAGGACGCGGAGTTTGGTGTCGAGCACTTCGAAAAACTCTTCGTCCTTCTGATCCAAAATCCACTTATCACGAATAACACCTGCGCCGTGAATCACGCCCACGGGATGACCGTGATTCTGCCACAGATTTTGAA includes these proteins:
- a CDS encoding 7TM diverse intracellular signaling domain-containing protein codes for the protein MRVISLSILLFSMLLGTRMSAAPIAVQGGVDLSVVDWQEEPIVPLSGEWQFYWNQLLTPDQLAANAGKLTGYLSLENQWYKTAIPGADISRWGSATYHVRLYLNEPKELMLAVPILNSASRIWINGELMQDLGTVSLTQEGGSAGVRPNQIRFSGQKGENTLTLQISNHHFWYGGSSQPLRIGLPDALHKEALRATIQDALSFGFILFMAIYHIYIRFLLKRSNGALYFGLLSLALAVRMGFVGEGRIFYQIWPGVPMELRYLVEYLGVSCGTAFVMAFYRELYPHEAPRFLYLPSIYIASAWAAFIVVAPARYYPGFLELFQIIILLSGLVAIFTAVWAAKRRRDGSRLLMASNLLFFATVAHDILYHHRILNSVPLIHYGLMNLMISQALILAQRFARTFDRAERAEHEVTKLNQGLEQKILERTEQINTILSHVRSGFLLVDRNSYLQTGFTSSCETILNRSLKVGVLLPQQLGFGNRLEMQFMLAIQQIFDSDLPTEVAMQQLPTRFPIDRRMIGLQAAAVKSREKGQVTAVLLTINDVTDLVAAEEGLRRADILIHILEDQDAFRIFLADFKKDLEAAAHSVTQKDAVALHSIIHTMKGNAASFNLDDWVARLHLLEDKSPITLADIKSVADHVRSFLKQSEGILHLDFDQPLRSSFSVDQSDLNALRETLEPVASPSALKRLDSWSRSVKALPLKSYTTPLGPMVHRVAEQLQKSVTLVVEGADIKVDNGFAPLLTTLPHLIRNALVHGIEDPEDRGNKPAQATIALRFFSLPDGALRIEISDDGRGLDVEQIRTHAVSHGLIHTSHPLSEKETMELIFHPNFSTAERVTELAGRGMGLAAVAAAVQELNGHYEVRSEKNQGFHLQIVLPPPHATRLERVV
- a CDS encoding 7TMR-DISM family protein, whose product is MGLITNIMLLVLTLLASRLSAEPIVVPAKNELAALDIWNQSEYQIDTEGAMDLAQVLRASGWKATSDHASSLPYVKGALWIRTVLINRSHESFQLLLDHPYVLTDEITVHLQHKGQMIQIMTAGDRVASDGAVAHSRNPVFSLRLQPGENILYIKVKNSALVSGKFDLWEPMPYFNKVNKELVFVAVLLGSLLILACYNLFLYFSMKSKVYLHYVIYLLAFLSVQIIFSGVSRIFLVGSSEALVLYWNEGLHVSVKIAWTFAFSFAAHFLNLEAFHPKLARLVRIVMLFVASSLLTGFFLPYRLDSAFVVFLTIASSLLLLGLGIWSSLRGYRPAIYYTAGWAVLLMASGVMALKTAGLLPINLFTTWAQILGAAIEGLVLSLALGERYNYLQNRSTAEREIFIKKLVEKEASKAHSYSQLEKIIYPHQIELIKNGSNLEQTMPTGQSEACVIAFDTISSSKIDRNKARAFLNDTFALCYRDMLAGYNQKKMQASAYRLKEVGDGFFCSVGFPFQTPNGENPADLAMKLAMQFSKNFHAEALRHGFLKPPLASISIVFGEVEAYYPSAGVVEYNMFGRGIILADRYEKLRKGALRQLVLTGNLLVIDARIFSMLSPNFQVLFQRFDVDSVQQTIRDDEQANCFYFTELHHGNSQPLPASA
- a CDS encoding DUF4337 family protein is translated as MKSWMRLKYHLEVAMPLTIAIFAAVLAINDLFAGKYGSDEIKVSNMRNNSYQWYQSKGIKSTIVEGQVDLLQVLLGSGSIAADKREDMQKLVGQLQAKVRKYEREKTEILMGSRQIPEDQWIQPTDGKLGLIVGAKEYDGYLESLDSAGNFFDIASMLFQLCLVTGSVGIIISRPAMKWAFFQFTVFTGAVGLFLSAGGLWMASLVVV
- a CDS encoding PA14 domain-containing protein encodes the protein MQGLWLTLVFGLLLPGCANEKFRDQVEQTRTQAVDAAGTSADQPTEKDAAEATASMPADVTESTADGESSPMPKPIFADCETTPDRPIVGDLYQLHPDTKALPDFKKMKAIKKICLSQLDIKTRNFSEGFPGVEKLFEWFALDMRFAVNVPRSGKWEFKLVADDGAILYLDQDKLVDNDGQHETREKTGRSNLSAGVHNFRVSYFQGPRYNIALELYWKGPQDTEFTYIPATSMIRPDASLASGME